A genome region from Nicotiana tabacum cultivar K326 chromosome 13, ASM71507v2, whole genome shotgun sequence includes the following:
- the LOC142168095 gene encoding uncharacterized protein LOC142168095 produces METFGDIFKQLAILEDIVRVKEMLFKEEPTTENRIVLQKAQSELKKYLCIEKQYWKQKAAMTWFAEGARNISFFHNHVNGKRKKLQLKRIKSSSGVWIKDQEQLATAAVDFYQKQFTNEGDASEFSLLNNVPSMVTMDQNLELSRLPTIEEVRASSFELSGESASGPDGFTGLFYQTCWDVIDVDIHNMVLHFYGGATLPKSITHTNLVLQPKKPRVEIFSNLRLISLSNFINKGRSIFENILSTQEIITDIRLRGKPGNVVIKLDMAKANDRVSWKYLLHVLRKMGFSEHFINMVWNLMSNNWFSVLVNGQSSRFFKSTRGVKQGDPLSPALFILSAEVLSRSLNKLFEDNSFVGFGMPKWSDPLNHLAYADDTIIFASTHPPSLSKIMAVLGNYEKISGHMMNKDKSSYYMHSKVANGLFQAVGAITGFARVLDPPNNILEHLHKTFARFLWSSKEEGRSIHWASWQNLCLPKEEGGLGFRSLHDISKALFAKLWWRFRTTKSLWFNFIWIKYCKKELPTVVHFRGGSHVWRQMLNAREEVEHEIVWELKSGTTNIWHENWTELCALYHVLTEDLPINEDLQEVAELRQGEAWDDQLLDQTFNKEMAEHIRLNVHYEDSEGYWDRPYWMPTPSGKFNVSSSWKILRHRANPNQEFNHCLDAGCSFPPRELGQEPGFDVVIRRARMARFVKGSVGGSYSWAVVTTNVVAEAKAILQGLEYCVEHDLHPLILETDSLVMKTVIEGEWDPPWVIAQNVKRIIEMKDNFNVIFQHMFKEGNSVADFIANMVFSFAGTSEFHSFSELPSAGRRLINLDKSQSPNLRIRIAKRRTPD; encoded by the exons ATGGAAACATTTGGTGATATCTTCAAGCAATTGGCTATTTTGGAGGACATTGTCAGGGTGAAGGAGATGTTGTTTAAAGAAGAGCCTACAACTGAGAATAGGATTGTGCTTCAAAAGGCTCAATCTGAATTGAAGAAATACTTGTGTATTGAGAAGCAGTATTGGAAGCAAAAAGCTGCGATGACTTGGTTTGCTGAAGGAGCTAGGAATATAAGTTTCTTTCACAATCATGTCAATGGCAAAAGAAAGAAATTGCAACTGAAGAGGATCAAAAGTAGCAGTGGGGTATGGATTAAAGACCAGGAGCAATTAGCTACAGCTGCAGTGGACTTCTATCAAAAACAGTTCACAAATGAAGGTGATGCTTCTGAATTTTCCTTGCTCAATAATGTACCTTCGATGGTCACTATGGATCAGAATTTGGAACTTAGCAGATTGCCAACAATTGAAGAAGTAAGGGCATCAAGTTTTGAGCTTAGTGGGGAGAGTGCTAGTGGTCCTGATGGATTCACTGGCCTGTTTTATCAAacatgctgggatgttattgatgTTGATATACACAACATGGTGCTACATTTCTATGGAGGAGCTACATTGCCTAAATCCATCACTCACACCAATCTAGTGTTGCAGCCCAAGAAACCTAGAGTTGAGATCTTCTCTAACTTAAGACTTATTAGTTTGAGCAACTTCATTAACAAG GGTAGGAGTATATTTGAGAATATCTTATCGACTCAAGAAATTATCACTGACATAAGGTTAAGGGGAAAGCCAGGTAATGTAGTGATCAAGCTTGATATGGCTAAGGCTAATGATAGGGTTTCATGGAAGTACTTATTGCATGTGCTAAGAAAGATGGGATTTTCTGAGCACTTCATTAACATGGTGTGGAACTTGATGTCAAATAACTGGTTTTCAGTATTGGTGAATGGGCAGTCCTCAAGGTTCTTTAAGTCTACAAGGGGTGTGAAACAAGGGGATCCCTTATCTCCAGCATTGTTCATTCTGTCAGCTGAGGTACTTTCCAGGTCTTTGAATAAGCTCTTTGAAGACAACTCATTTGTGGGATTTGGAATGCCTAAGTGGTCTGATCCTTTAAACCACTTGGCATATGCTGATGATACGATAATATTTGCATCTACTCATCCTCCCTCCTTGAGCAAGATTATGGCAGTGTTGGGGAACTATGAGAAGATATCAGGTCATATGATGaacaaagataagagttcatactaCATGCATTCAAAGGTTGCTAATGGATTGTTTCAAGCAGTTGGAGCTATTACAGGATTTGCAAGAG TCCTTGATCCACCAAACAACATCCTGGAGCATCTACATAAGACTTTTGCTAGGTTTCTTTGGAGCTCAAAGGAAGAAGGGAGAAGCATACACTGGGCTTCATGGCAAAATCTTTGCCTTCCTAAAGAGGAAGGGGGCCTAGGTTTTAGGTCCTTACATGATATCTCAAAGGCACTGTTTGCTAAACTATGGTGgaggtttaggaccacaaaatctTTGTGGTTTAATTTCATATGGATTAAGTATTGCAAGAAGGAGCTACCAACAGTAGTGCATTTTAGGGGAGGGTCTCATGTTTGGAGACAAATGTTGAATGCTAGggaagaagtagaacatgagatcGTATGGGAATTGAAGAGTGGAACCACTAATATTTGGCATGAAAATTGGACCGAATTGTGCGCACTTTATCACGTATTAACTGAAGACTTACCAATCAATGAAGATCTTCAGGAGGTGGCAGAACTGCGGCAAGGGGAAGCATGGGATGATCAGCTGCTAGATCAAACTTTCAATAAGGAAATGGCAGAACATATAAGGCTAAATGTGCATTATGAAGACAGTGAGGGATATTGGGATAGGCCATACTGGATGCCAACTCCTTCAGGCAAGTTCAATGTTAGTAGTTCTTGGAAAATATTAAGGCATAGGGCTAATCCTAATCAGGAATTCAA CCATTGCTTGGATGCCGGGTGCAGTTTCCCACCTCGAGAATTGGGTCAGGAGCCTGGTTTCGATGTCGTCATACGCCGAGCGCGCATGGCacgatttgtcaaagggtcggtgggaggctcgtactcatg GGCAGTAGTGACAACTAATGTAGTAGCTGAAGCTAAGGCTATTCTTCAAGGGTTGGAATACTGTGTGGAGCATGATCTTCACCCTCTCATATTGGAGACTGATTCATTGGTGATGAAGACGGTGATAGAAGGGGAATGGGATCCTCCTTGGGTAATTGCACAAAATGTGAAGAGAATTATAGAGATGAAGGACAACTTCAATGTGATCTTTCAACATATGTTCAAAGAAGGCAACTCAGTGGCAgattttatagctaacatggtgttttcttttgcaggtacaTCTGAGTTTCATTCATTCTCTGAACTGCCTAGTGCAGGGAGGAGGTTGATCAATCTAGACAAATCTCAATCACCTAACCTTAGGATTAGGATAGCAAAGAGAAGAACCCCAGACTGA
- the LOC142168094 gene encoding uncharacterized protein LOC142168094 — MERLELWDHLYYLASDMELSWLVGGHFNVVLHEDEKIGGFPVHPHEYENFAFCVNFCGLFEQGYKGSPFTWWNGRSNAECIFKRLDRIFLNLPFQNMLPTIEVEHLIRTGYGHAPLLITRGVQTTNFVKPFRFLNFWTNHATFMDVVRQNWEAVFIGDPFLMFK; from the coding sequence ATGGAGCGGTTGGAATTGTGGGATCACTTGTATTACTTAGCAAGTGATATGGAATTATCATGGTTGGTAGGAGGGCATTTCAATGTGGTATTGCATGAAGATGAGAAAATAGGGGGATTTCCAGTACACCCTCATGAATATGAGAATTTTGCATTTTGTGTAAACTTTTGTGGTTTGTTTGAGCAAGGGTACAAAGGAAGTccatttacatggtggaatgggagatcCAATGCTGAGTGTATATTCAAGAGATTGGATAGGATTTTTTTGAATTTGCCATTTCAGAACATGTTGCCAACTATTGAAGTTGAGCATCTAATTAGAACTGGATACGGCCATGCACCATTGCTAATAACACGTGGGGTGCAGACAACCAATTTTGTCAAGCCTTTCAGATTCTTGAACTTTTGGACAAATCATGCTACATTTATGGATGTGGTGAGGCAGAATTGGGAAGCTGTTTTCATAGGGGATCCGTTTTTGATGTTCAAGTAG